A segment of the Bacillus sp. es.034 genome:
GGAAAAATACATTGTGAAGTTGAATCCGTTGAGGAGCGTGAGTAAAATGGCAAAATCTAAAGAAGAATTATCTTTTGAAACAGCGATGGATCAGTTGGAAGAAATCGTGGAGAAATTAGAAGAAGGGGAAGTTCCCCTCGAGAAGGCGTTGGAATTCTATCAAAAAGGGATGGACCTTTCAAAATATTGTCATGATACGCTGAAAAAAGCAGAAGACCAATTAACGAAAATGATGACGGATGAAGGGGAAAAATCCTTTGATCTCGATGAGGAGGAATAATACATGTATCCTCCCATTACATTGAAAGAGTTTCAACAGGAGCATGGGGAACTGATCACCAAACATATGGTTGAGACCGTAGATGGCCTAAAGATCCCCCTTGTATTAAAGGAGGCCATGATTTATTCCCTGCAGGCAGGTGGGAAAAGGATACGTCCCATCCTCCTGCTCTCAGTGATCAGGGCTTTCAATCAAGACACGGGGCTCGGACTTAATACTGCGTCCGCCCTTGAAATGATTCATACATATTCTTTGATCCACGATGACCTTCCTTCCATGGATGATGACGATTTAAGGCGAGGCAAGCCGACCAATCATAAGATGTTCGGGGAGGCAGCGGCGATTCTTGCAGGCGATGGTCTGCTGACATACAGCTTTCAGCTCATTGCAGAAGATACAGCCTTAACCAATGACCAAAAGGTGAAGCTCATCTCCCTTCTCGCAAGGTGTGCCGGTCCAGAAGGAATGGTCGGCGGACAGGTTGCCGATATCGAAGGGGAGAATAAGCTGTTAACCGTACAGGAGCTTGAAAACATTCACGTTCATAAGACAGGAAAGTTACTCATATTCAGCGCATTGGCGGGCGGGATCATTTCAGGGGTGTCAGAGAGTGAACTTGAGCAGCTTGAACGGTTTTCATACCACATCGGTCTCGCGTTCCAAATTCAGGATGATATCCTCGATATTGAAGGATCTGAAGAAATGATTGGTAAACCGGTGGGAAGCGACGAGTCGAAACATAAGAGTACGTATCCGAGCCTTTTGACGATGAAAGGTGCGAAGGAGAAGCTTCAATTTCATCTGGACGAGGCATTGACGGCACTTACTGCCATGCCGGTGGACTCAAGTCTGCTGGCAGAAATTGCCCGATTGATTGTTTCACGGAATCATTAAAACATTCTATATTTGAGCTAGTGTTTTAACATATGTTATAATGTGATTAGAATAAATTTTGGGGTGGTGCAGTATTCTAGTCAGTCCACCAATCCTGAAGGTGGGCCTAAAAATCCACTAAAGGGCACATCGATGAAGTTCCTGGAATTGGCTTGAGGCGCCCAGCTTTGGGTCATATCTGGGAGTAAGGCTTGAGGGCGATCCACAATGGCATGTGGGCGTTGACCCGCGAGCCGCGGAGGCTTTGTTTCTTATGCTGGCATTAAGCATATGCAATAAGAACAAAGTATGAACCTGCGATGTGATGATTCACTAGCAGCGTAGCCTGCCTTGAGTGAAGAGAGAGGGGATTATGGTTACAGGGTACACATCAGTTGGCCATTGATATGTGCTTTTTCGCCCATATGAAATCCTCTTTGCAAAAGAGGCTAAGGATTGCGTTAAGGACTGTTGAGGAAAACTCCTAGACTGTTCATATTCGGACATATATAGAGGATTATAGTGCGGACTAAGTGGTAATCCAGTCTAGCTTGTGGTGACGCGGCTAAGTCGGGTTTAATGGGAAACCGCCGGTATGGCAACATCCGGTACCTGATTGGGAAAACCTACTGGACCTAAGCTGCAATTTTTACTCTTTATATGACCCCCCAATTACATATAACCAAACTATTTACACAGTAGAAACGGTGTGTTTAAACGATAATGAATGAAACAATGAAAAACTCAATAAAATGGAGTGTCAGCATTGCCGTTATCACATTTGTGTTAGCGGCTATTTTTTCAGTTACGTCCAATATGGTTCTCAATGGAGTCGCTTGGTATACAGGGCTCGTCGTCGTGTTGATCATCGTCTTCATCGGGATCTTTTTTGATATGCTGGGGATCGCTGCAACGGCGGCCGATGAAACCCCTTTTCATGCCATGGCGGCCAAAAAGGTGTACGGAGCGAAATATTCTATCAAAATTGTGCGGAATGCAGATCGATTCGCGAGCTTCTGTAACGATGTGATCGGTGACATTTCAGGGATCATAAGCGGAGCCGCAGCAGCCATTGTACTGGTCCAATTGGCGGTTTCCTTTCACCTTCAGGGAGGGTCCTTGAAGGAGTATATCGTTAGCGTAACCCTGACAAGTATCATCGCTTCATTGACAGTCGGAGGCAAAGCGCTTGGAAAAACGTTTGCTATCACCTATTCTAAGGATATAATATTTAGAGTTGGTAAAGTTCTACAATTCCTTGAAGATCGATTTCATATCATCCTGATCAAAGATAAAAAAGACAAAAAAGATAAAAACAAGAAAAAAGGTTTTAAGCGTGAGAAACAAAATATTTAGTGATGAAAGTGAGTGGACCCCATGGATCTATTATCAATAAAGGAGCCTTCTTTTCTAAAGAGCATGTCGAATGAACAATTAGAAGAGCTCAGCCAAGAGATTCGCCAATTCCTGATCAAGAATCTTTCCAAAACAGGCGGTCATATTGGTCCAAACTTAGGGGTGGTCGAGTTAACCGTTGCCCTTCATAAGCATTTCTCAAGTCCAAAAGATAAAATCCTTTGGGATGTTGGTCACCAATCCTATGTCCATAAGATATTGACCGGCAGGGCCTGTCAGTTTGATACCCTCCGTCAGTATAAGGGGTTATGCGGTTTTCCGAAACGAAATGAAAGTGAGCATGATGTATGGGAAACCGGTCATAGTTCCACTTCATTATCGGCAGCCATGGGTATGGCAATCGCGAGGGACGTCAAGAAAGAAGATTCATATATTATCCCGGTGATCGGTGATGGTGCCTTGACTGGTGGAATGGCACTTGAAGCACTTAATCACATCGGTCATGAAAAGAAAGACATGATCGTTGTCCTGAATGACAATGAAATGTCCATCGCTCCAAATGTAGGGGCCCTTCACAATGTACTTGGCCGTTTGCGTACAGCCGGAAAATACAATTGGGTGAAGGATGAAATGGAATATATCCTTAAGCGCATCCCCGCTGTCGGCGGCAAATTAGCCAGTACAGCAGAACGGGTCAAGGACAGCTTAAAGTATTTATTCGTTTCCGGAATGTTCTTTGAGGAGCTCGGTTTTACATACCTTGGACCGATCGATGGACATGATTATAATGATCTCGCTGATAATATTCAATATGCGAAGAAAACCAAAGGCCCCGTCCTATTACACGTGATCACGAAAAAAGGAAAAGGGTTTCATCCTGCAGAGTCGGACAAAGAAGGGACCTGGCATGGTACCGGACCTTACAAGATCGATACAGGGGATCTGATCAAGCCTGTGAACGCACCTCCTTCGTGGAGTGGACTCGTCAGTGAGACGGTCCGGAGGGTGGCCCGTGAGGATGAACGGATCGTGGCCATTACCCCGGCTATGCCGGTGGGCTCCAAACTTCTCGGCTTTGCTGAGGAATTCCCAGATCGGATGTTCGACGTGGGGATTGCCGAGCAGCATGCCACCACGGTCGCTGCAGGTCTTGCCACCCAGGATATGAAACCGTTCTTAGCCATATACTCTACCTTCCTGCAACGGGCGTACGATCAGGTGGTTCACGATATTTGCCGCCAAAACTTGAACGTCTTCATCGGGATCGACCGTGCCGGATTGGTCGGAGCAGACGGGGAAACCCATCAAGGGGTTTTCGATATCGCTTTTTTAAGACATTTACCGAATATGGTGATCATGATGCCGAAAGACGAGAATGAGGGACAGCACCTTGTCAATACGGCAATTCAATATAATGACGGTCCCATCGCTCTGCGTTACCCACGCGGTAACGGGTATGGAGTACCGATGGACGGGGAACTTTCAACGATCCCGATTGGAACGTGGGATATATTGAAACAGGGCACCGATGCAGCGATCCTGACGTTCGGAACGACGATCCCGATGGCCATGGAAGCGGCAGCAGACCTTGAGAAAAAAGGGCTTTCGGTTCGGGTCGTAAACGCACGTTTCATCAAACCGATGGATGAGATCATGCTGAAAAGGATCCTCGAAGAAGAGATGCCTGTTCTGACGATCGAAGAAGCCGTTCTTCAAGGTGGTTTTGGAAGCGGTGTCCTTGAATTCGCCCAGGAACAGGGCTTCCATGACGCCGTGATCGACCGCATCGGTATTCCTGATTACTTCATCGAGCATGGAAGCGTGAAGGAATTATTGAATGAAATCGGCATGACCAAAGAAAACATAGTGGATCGCATTTTAACGATCACACCAAAAAAACAAAAAAGGGCTTAATGATGAAAGCAAAAAAACAACGAGTAGATGTACTTCTGGTAGAACGAGGATTGATTGATACAAGAGAAAAAGCGAAACGGGCTGTCATGGCAGGCCTTGTTTATTCCAATGAAATGAGACTGGACAAGCCCGGGGAAAAAGTAAGCGAAGATATCCCCCTTACGATGAAGGGGAAGGTGATTCCTTATGTGAGCCGTGGCGGTCTGAAGCTTGAGAAGGCTCTACAGGTCTTCAATGTGGATGTGGACGGTAAAGTGATGATCGATATAGGTGCTTCCACTGGAGGGTTTACGGATTGTGCCCTCCAGAATGGCGCAAAGATGTCCTATGCCCTCGATGTAGGATACAACCAATTAGCATGGAAGCTTAGACAGGATGAACGGGTCGTGGTCATGGAACGGACGAACTTCCGATACGTGACCCCGGCAGATCTTCAAGGGGAGATGCCAAGCTTTGCTTCCATCGATGTCTCCTTCATCTCCCTTTCATTGATATTGCCTGTCCTGAAAACCCTATTGGTTCCTGGAGGGGATTGTGTCGCATTAATCAAGCCGCAATTCGAAGCGGGTAAGGATCAGGTCGGGAAAAAAGGAATCGTAAGAGATCCTGCCGTACACAAAATGGTCATCGAAAAAATCATGACATTAGCGATTAAAGAAGGCTATCATATAGCAGGTCTCTCTTTTTCCCCCATTACAGGCGGGGATGGGAATATAGAATTCCTCATTCATCTGAAATGGCCGGGGCAGGAGGGTGAAGGGGAGTCCCTTCTTAACACCACACCGGATGACGTGATCGAAGAAGCACACAGTCAATTAAAGGCAAAAACACAGCAGTAAAGACATGGCCACTCTTCTTAGGAGAGTGGCTTTTTTCATGGGGATGGCCTTTCTCCCCAGAACGAGCCGCCTCCGCTTTTCTTTTTTATTGTACTTCCCAACGAAATAGGCTAACATAAGCGTAGAGGTATATTTATACAGGCTTTAATCAAATGTAAGAGGTGTATGTTCTATGATGAACAAAGGGCAAAGACATATTAAAATCAGGGAAATCATTACGAATAGAGATGTGGAGACGCAGGATGAGCTGGTGGAAGGCCTGAAGAATGCAGGATTTAATGTGACGCAGGCAACCGTATCCAGGGATATCAAGGAGCTCCATCTAGTGAAGGTTCCGCTGATGGATGGCAGATACAAATACAGCTTGCCGGCTGATCAACGCTTTAATCCACTTCAGAAATTGAAGCGTACATTGACGGATGCGTTCGTGAAGGTGGATCAGGCAGGGCATATGCTGGTGATGAAAACGTTACCCGGAAATGCCAATGCCATCGGGGCTTTAATCGATAATCTGGACTGGGAAGAAATTCTCGGAACCATATGCGGGGATGATACCTGTTTGATCATTTGCCGGACGGAAGAAGAAACGAAAGTCGTTTCAGAACGATTTTTAGATATGCTGTAAACGATTAATATAACGGGGCTTATGGTCAGCCCTTCATACAAAATCCAATAGGAAGCTTTTCTTTTTCATAATTTTGAGGGGAAAGTTCCTTTTTATTTGAGGTGAATGTTTTGCTACAAGAACTATCAATCAAAAATTTCGCCATTATCGATTCCCTTTCCCTTTCGTTTGAAGAAGGATTGACTGTATTATCAGGTGAAACGGGTGCGGGTAAATCGATCATCATCGATGCCATTCATTTACTGGTTGGCGGCAGAGGCTCCTCTGAGTATGTACGGCATGGGGAGAAGAAGGCTGAAATTGAAGGGTTATTTATTCTTGATAATGAAACACATCCCTGCTTTCAGAAAGCGGCAGACTTCGGGATCGAGATCGAGGAAGGAATGATCGTCCTCAGAAGGGATATCTCGAGCACGGGGAAAAGTGTTTGCAGAATTAATGGGAAGCTGGTGACGATCGCGATCATGAGGGAAGTCGGGGCATCCCTTATTGACATCCACGGGCAGCACGAACATCAGGAACTCATGAATGAAAGCCTTCATCTTTCCCTATTGGATCAATTCGGTGGCAAGGATATTGCATCCGGATTATCCAGTTATGGACAAGTATACAAAGAGTATCTATCCATCTATAAGCAGCTGAACAGATTGAATGAAAATGAACAGGAGATGGCTCATCGCCTGGATCTGATTCAATTTCAGCTGAAGGAAATCCAAGACGCGAATCTTCAGCTTAATGAAGATGAAGAGCTGCAGGAAGAGAAGCGGAAACTGATGAACTTTGAAAGGCTATTTGAAGCGCTTCAAACCTCGTATGACAGCATACAAGGTGAAAGAAAGGGAATGGACTGGGCAGGACTTGCCATGAGCCATCTTGAAACCGCAGCAGAAGTCGATTCACAGTATGCAAAGACGCTTGAATCCGTATCGAATGCGTATTATATCCTTGAAGATGCCGCCCATCAAGTCAGGGGAGGCTTGGATATGCTTGAATTCGAGCCGAATCGACTGGACCTTATTGAGGCGAGATTGAATGAAATCAATGGTCTTAAGAGAAAATATGGATCATCGGTAGAAGAGATTCTTGCCTATAGTTCTAAGATCGAAGAAGAAATTGAAACGATCATGAATAAAGATTCCCATGTTGAACAATTACAAAGTAAATTACAGTCACTTGAAAAAGATCTATCCCTCGAGGCGAAAAACCTTTCCGATACAAGAAGGATCTGGGCGAAGAAATTGACCGCCAGTATCCACGAACAGCTAAAACAGCTGTATATGGATAAAACGAAATTCGAAGTCCGGTTTGTGAAAAGCGGGGAAAACGAATCCTTTTCGTTTCATGATTTCAAGAAGGATGGCTGGGATACGGTTGAGTTTTATATTTCCACCAATCCTGGAGAGCCGTTGAAGCCGTTATCGAAGGTGGCTTCAGGTGGGGAACTGTCACGGATCATGCTTGCCCTTAAAACCATTTTTTCAAAGCATCAAGGGATTACATCGATCATTTTTGATGAGGTTGATACAGGTGTGAGCGGCAGGGTCGCCCAGGCAATCGCTGAAAAAATCTATCAGGTTGCCGTCCATTCACAAGTGATGTGCATCTCTCACTTGCCTCAGGTGGCAGCCATGGCCGATTGTCACTTATTCATTTCGAAAAAAATGTCAGGAGGCAGGACGAGCACCATGGTGAAGCGTCTTCAGGAGAAAGATAAGATCAGGGAAATTTCACGTATGATTTCGGGAGTGGAAATAACCGATCTGACGCTTGAGCATGCAAAGGAATTACTGCAACTGGCCGGTTCCATTAAAGAGACATGAAAAGCTATCCAATTCGGGTAGCTTTTTTTTCATGATTACCAGTTATAAATGTGGCTTTTAAAGGCAAAATTAAAACTGTAGCCAATAGTAAGTGTTTGTGGATTAGAAGCGAGGAGAGTGAATATATTGAGTTTAGATTGGTTAAGGAAATGTATAGGTGGAATTCTCCTTGTTTCGCTTTGTCTTATTGGTTTTTACAAACCGGTTCAACAATTTATCAATACTCCGAACTCTGTAAGAATGATGGAAGGGGATCAAGTTGCTCTCCCTAAGGCTGCATCCGTCACGACCATGGGTTCGTCGCATAATGAGCATGTTCAATTGGAAGAAGGGAAAGGCCAGCTCTCCATCCAGGGAAGTTCTGTAGGTAAGGACGAAGTGGTCTTCGAGCTTGCCGGCCTGCCCATCAAAAAGGTCGATGTAGAAGTACTGAAAGATTTCAAAGTGATTCCCGGTGGACAATCCATCGGTGTGAAATTAAATACTGTCGGGGTGTTAGTAGTTGGGCATCATCTGGTGGAAACCGATGGTGGGAAGATGTCGCCCGGCGAAAAAGCTGGTATTCAGGTAGGGGACATGATTACTGAAATTAATGGAACGAAGATTGAGGAACTTGCCGATGTAGCTCCTTTTGTACAGAAGGCAGGAGAAGAAGCGAAATCTCTTGACGTCGTGATCAAGCGGGATCAAAAGACCGTGAAGACACAACTGCTTCCATTGAAGGAAAAAGGAGACAAAAATTATAAATTAGGCCTGTATATCCGTGATTCGGCGGCGGGGATCGGGACGATGACATTTTATGATCCAAAGTCCAAGAAATACGGAGCCCTCGGCCATGTGATCTCAGATATGGATACGAAAAAACCGATTGTCGTTGAAAACGGGGAGATCGTGAATTCTGAAGTCACTTCGATTCAAAAAGGGACAGATGGAAAGCCAGGAGAGAAACTGGCCCGCTTTTCATCTGACAGGAATGTCATCGGTAATATTAAGCGAAACAGTCCTTTTGGGATTTTTGGTGAATTGAATCAGTCCATCGAAAACGACTTGATGGATAAGCCGATGCCCATCGCTTTATCTCATCAAGTGAAAGAAGGACCTGCACAAATATTGACCGTTGTGGATGGGAAGGAAGTTGAAATGTACGATATTGAAATCGTCAGTACCATCCCTCAGAAGTATCCTGCAACAAAAGGGATGGTCTTGAAAGTGACGGATCCCGAGTTACTCAAGAAAACAGGTGGAATCGTACAGGGGATGAGCGGAAGCCCTATTATTCAAAATGGTAAGGTCATCGGGGCTGTCACCCATGTGTTCGTCAATGACCCGACAAGTGGATACGGGGTCCACATTGAATGGATGCTGAGTGAAGCAGGCATCGATATTTATAAAAAAGAGCATAACCGGGCAAGCTGAAAGTGGAAAACCCTTACGAAAGTACCGAAATCGGGTACTTATAAGGGTTCTTTTTTTTGCAGTGCGATTAGGATTCACCTCGGCTTGCCAAAGAGAGTGGACCCTTGATAAAATAAAGATTATTCGACAAATTGATTCGTGAATATCGAATAGGGTCGAAATATAAAGAAATCGTTAGAAAATCGAAGAA
Coding sequences within it:
- the xseB gene encoding exodeoxyribonuclease VII small subunit codes for the protein MAKSKEELSFETAMDQLEEIVEKLEEGEVPLEKALEFYQKGMDLSKYCHDTLKKAEDQLTKMMTDEGEKSFDLDEEE
- a CDS encoding polyprenyl synthetase family protein, producing the protein MYPPITLKEFQQEHGELITKHMVETVDGLKIPLVLKEAMIYSLQAGGKRIRPILLLSVIRAFNQDTGLGLNTASALEMIHTYSLIHDDLPSMDDDDLRRGKPTNHKMFGEAAAILAGDGLLTYSFQLIAEDTALTNDQKVKLISLLARCAGPEGMVGGQVADIEGENKLLTVQELENIHVHKTGKLLIFSALAGGIISGVSESELEQLERFSYHIGLAFQIQDDILDIEGSEEMIGKPVGSDESKHKSTYPSLLTMKGAKEKLQFHLDEALTALTAMPVDSSLLAEIARLIVSRNH
- the dxs gene encoding 1-deoxy-D-xylulose-5-phosphate synthase; the protein is MDLLSIKEPSFLKSMSNEQLEELSQEIRQFLIKNLSKTGGHIGPNLGVVELTVALHKHFSSPKDKILWDVGHQSYVHKILTGRACQFDTLRQYKGLCGFPKRNESEHDVWETGHSSTSLSAAMGMAIARDVKKEDSYIIPVIGDGALTGGMALEALNHIGHEKKDMIVVLNDNEMSIAPNVGALHNVLGRLRTAGKYNWVKDEMEYILKRIPAVGGKLASTAERVKDSLKYLFVSGMFFEELGFTYLGPIDGHDYNDLADNIQYAKKTKGPVLLHVITKKGKGFHPAESDKEGTWHGTGPYKIDTGDLIKPVNAPPSWSGLVSETVRRVAREDERIVAITPAMPVGSKLLGFAEEFPDRMFDVGIAEQHATTVAAGLATQDMKPFLAIYSTFLQRAYDQVVHDICRQNLNVFIGIDRAGLVGADGETHQGVFDIAFLRHLPNMVIMMPKDENEGQHLVNTAIQYNDGPIALRYPRGNGYGVPMDGELSTIPIGTWDILKQGTDAAILTFGTTIPMAMEAAADLEKKGLSVRVVNARFIKPMDEIMLKRILEEEMPVLTIEEAVLQGGFGSGVLEFAQEQGFHDAVIDRIGIPDYFIEHGSVKELLNEIGMTKENIVDRILTITPKKQKRA
- a CDS encoding TlyA family RNA methyltransferase; the encoded protein is MKAKKQRVDVLLVERGLIDTREKAKRAVMAGLVYSNEMRLDKPGEKVSEDIPLTMKGKVIPYVSRGGLKLEKALQVFNVDVDGKVMIDIGASTGGFTDCALQNGAKMSYALDVGYNQLAWKLRQDERVVVMERTNFRYVTPADLQGEMPSFASIDVSFISLSLILPVLKTLLVPGGDCVALIKPQFEAGKDQVGKKGIVRDPAVHKMVIEKIMTLAIKEGYHIAGLSFSPITGGDGNIEFLIHLKWPGQEGEGESLLNTTPDDVIEEAHSQLKAKTQQ
- the argR gene encoding transcriptional regulator ArgR yields the protein MNKGQRHIKIREIITNRDVETQDELVEGLKNAGFNVTQATVSRDIKELHLVKVPLMDGRYKYSLPADQRFNPLQKLKRTLTDAFVKVDQAGHMLVMKTLPGNANAIGALIDNLDWEEILGTICGDDTCLIICRTEEETKVVSERFLDML
- the recN gene encoding DNA repair protein RecN, with amino-acid sequence MLQELSIKNFAIIDSLSLSFEEGLTVLSGETGAGKSIIIDAIHLLVGGRGSSEYVRHGEKKAEIEGLFILDNETHPCFQKAADFGIEIEEGMIVLRRDISSTGKSVCRINGKLVTIAIMREVGASLIDIHGQHEHQELMNESLHLSLLDQFGGKDIASGLSSYGQVYKEYLSIYKQLNRLNENEQEMAHRLDLIQFQLKEIQDANLQLNEDEELQEEKRKLMNFERLFEALQTSYDSIQGERKGMDWAGLAMSHLETAAEVDSQYAKTLESVSNAYYILEDAAHQVRGGLDMLEFEPNRLDLIEARLNEINGLKRKYGSSVEEILAYSSKIEEEIETIMNKDSHVEQLQSKLQSLEKDLSLEAKNLSDTRRIWAKKLTASIHEQLKQLYMDKTKFEVRFVKSGENESFSFHDFKKDGWDTVEFYISTNPGEPLKPLSKVASGGELSRIMLALKTIFSKHQGITSIIFDEVDTGVSGRVAQAIAEKIYQVAVHSQVMCISHLPQVAAMADCHLFISKKMSGGRTSTMVKRLQEKDKIREISRMISGVEITDLTLEHAKELLQLAGSIKET
- the spoIVB gene encoding SpoIVB peptidase, with translation MSLDWLRKCIGGILLVSLCLIGFYKPVQQFINTPNSVRMMEGDQVALPKAASVTTMGSSHNEHVQLEEGKGQLSIQGSSVGKDEVVFELAGLPIKKVDVEVLKDFKVIPGGQSIGVKLNTVGVLVVGHHLVETDGGKMSPGEKAGIQVGDMITEINGTKIEELADVAPFVQKAGEEAKSLDVVIKRDQKTVKTQLLPLKEKGDKNYKLGLYIRDSAAGIGTMTFYDPKSKKYGALGHVISDMDTKKPIVVENGEIVNSEVTSIQKGTDGKPGEKLARFSSDRNVIGNIKRNSPFGIFGELNQSIENDLMDKPMPIALSHQVKEGPAQILTVVDGKEVEMYDIEIVSTIPQKYPATKGMVLKVTDPELLKKTGGIVQGMSGSPIIQNGKVIGAVTHVFVNDPTSGYGVHIEWMLSEAGIDIYKKEHNRAS